TTTTACTAGTATGGAAGGCAAATTTGGTGATTTGAAACCATAAAGTTTACAGCCTTTGGGGAAAGCTGGATCCCAAGTAATATAGTAATATATGCATTTACAACAATTTGTCTTTTCGATAACCATAAGAGCTCCTTTGAGGAAATAAAATTAACCACCAAGGGTTACATCTTGCTGATCGTACCAATTTAATGCGTTAGTTAAATGTTCGGGTTTAAAATCAGGCCAAAAGTCATCTATAGGATAAAAGTCAGAATATATGGACTGTATTGGCAAGAAACCGCTAAGACGCATTCTACCACCCCAACGAATGATTAGATCTACTCTAGAAATATCTTTAGTTTTGATACAATTCAATATATTGCTTCTTTTACTACTTTTGTTTTGATCGAGATTACTTAGATCCCATTCCCAGCCATAGTTTACTAGAAAATTTATCCTTATGCCGCCCCTGCCAAAGGTTTTACGTGAGGTGAAAGGAAGCAGTTCTTTTGGAAACATAGGGGAGTCGCTATTTCCGACTACTAATAAATCGGCATCTTGTGTACTTAAAAGCTTTACAGCATCGACACAAGCTTTAGCAAAGGCCTCTCTTTGTATTACTGGCCTTTTTGTATTATCGGTAGTAAAACCGAAATAAGTTATTTCTTTTACACCTGCACTTTTGCAAAGTTTATACAAAGATAGACCAGGATCTAATCCATAAGTATATCCTTTGTCCTTAGGTAAACCATTATCTACGGACCATCTTCTATTTCCATCGGGAATTATTCCGATATGATTCGGTATTCTCATATTACCACCCTTTAATTACGAATTTTTATAACTTATAAATCATATTATATCCAACATTGCTACATTAATCCATAATATTTATAGAACAACTAATAATTTGATCTCATAAAGTTTGGAGGATAACATGGTTTTGCACTACAAAATATACAAGAATACGCATTTTCATCTTAAATAGGAGCAAACTTATAAATGAATAAAATATCACGATGATGCTAAAAATATGTTTAATATTAAAAGGGAGGAATAAACTATGGCTTTACTCGGAAATCCATTCGTTGCAAATGTACCAAGACAAATGTCAAATGACGAGCTTGCACAAGCAATTCGTGTTGATATTTCAGGTGAACTTGAGGCTATTATAGGTTATGAAGCTCATTCGATGTCTACAGCTGATGAAAGGGTTAAAAAAATTTTAAATCACATTGCAGATGAAGAAAGAAGGCACGTTGGGGAGCTTCAAGAAATTTTGTATATGTTATCTCCAAAGGATGCACAATTCATGGAGGAAGGTAAACAGAAAATTAAAGACCAGCAATCTCAAAATTTTCAGCAACCGATTCAGTAATTTTGATTGTTAGATTATTCGATTTTAATATGGTTATTTTAGATATTAAGAATAATTGAAAATGCCATCCTTTTGGATGGCATTTTCAATTTTTATCAGAAGTTATAAGTTTGTGACCACTTAGGCCTGCCTTATAGCTTTTTAAAAATAAATTATAAAAATCATTTATTACCTGTGAATGCTTCTTATCACCACTTATAGATAGTACCTCTATTGCAGTTTCTATTGTACATAAATTGCCATCCTTTGCACCTCTTCTTAAATCATATATAGACTTAAAGTTTGGTTCTAATGAAATAATTGGCAGGTTTCCTAAATAGGAACTTTTTCTAAGTATTTTTCGTGCTTCCTTCCATGTACCGTCTATGATAATAAAGGCAGGAATTTTCCCTGCACTTTTGTATTCAAGTTTCGGGCACTTTGTTTGATTATTTTCTATGGGAAAAAGTAAAAATGGCTCATATATATCATTATTTAAGTTTGTTATTAGTTTCTCTGGCATTTTTGTTCTTTCCCAAAGAAAAAGCTCTGTAGAATGTGGATTTATGAGTTTCAATAGTCTCGCAGTATTAGAAGGTCTATAAAATTCTTTTTCCGTAGATAAAATCCAGAATTTTGAGGACGTTTTTATCTTAGGTGCTGTAGAACAGAGGCAATTTATAATAGGCAGCCCACATTGATTACAACTTTCATACAAACTGGTTATTTGTTTTATTTTATAATCTGAGTTCATAGTTCCTCCTAAGTATTTAATCATAAAAATTTTTAATTAAGCATCCATATAGTATAATTTAAAACTCCAGCAAATGATACCCAAACAATATATGGAATCATAAGATAAGCTGCGGTTTTATCAATCTTATAAAATTCAAAAGTAGTTAAAAGAATAAATACTAACAATAGAAGTAATTCTAAAAAAGCAATAGCGTATAGTCTAAACCTGAAAAATATAATGGACCAAAGAAAATTTAAAAACAATTGAAAACCATATAAAATCAATGATTTTTTTACATCAACCCCGGATTTCCCCACCATCCAAATTCTATAAGCAGCTACAGCCATTAAAAAGAATAATATTGTCCATATAATAGGAAAAATCCATCCAGGAGGCGAGAAAAAAGGTTTATTAAAATTTTCATAAGCGCTTGGACCGTTCATACTTAAAAAACCACTTAACAAACCTACTCCTTCTGCAATCAAAATGCTGAATATAAGAGCAATAATATTTTTTTCACCATTTATCTTAAAGATATTAAACATATTTTATCTTCCTTTCTATAATTATTTTGAATTATTTTTAACGACATTTCAGAAGGAAAGTCTCCTTCTATAAGTGAGAGTTACATACCCTAACAAATAGTAAAATTCAGTGAAAGTATAAATATACTTCTGAAGTCGTTAATATTACAGCTCCGCAGGAGATGATTTAATAGAGTTTTCGGTAAATATATAATCATACATTTTATAATATACTTGTTTAAGAGTTATTTTATGCCTATAAGAGTTTTGTATAATTGCTAGTGATATTAGGCAAAGTAAATTCATACCGTAAATTACTATAAAAACTAAAAAGAATGGAAATGAAAAACTTTGTTATTAAAGAACATTTGAATTAGTTGTAAGATACTTTTATCTTGACATGGAATATAAAAATATATATACTTTGACTATCAAACTAGTTGAAAATCTAAGCAAAGGGAGAGGATAATTATGAAGTTACCTCCTTTAAAAATTGGAGAATTAATAGCACGTATTCCTATAATTCAAGGTGGTATGGGAGTGGGAGTATCTTTATCAAAGCTCGCATCAGCTGTCGCAAACGAGGGTGGAATTGGGATAATATCTACTGCCCAAATTGGTTTTAATGAAGAAGACTTTGCGACTAATGCAAAGGAAGCAAACAAAAGAGCATTAAGAAATGAAATTAGGCGAGCTAGAGAATTAAGTCCTAAGGGTATAATTGGGATAAATATTATGGTAGCTATGAATAATTATGAAGAACTAACAATGGTAGCTTTACAAGAAGGTATAGATTTAATAATATCTGGCGCAGGACTTGCACTTGATTTACCGAAAATAGCCAAAGGATTTAAAACAAAACTTGCACCTATAGTATCGTCAGCAAAGGCAGCTATAGTTATATCAAAAATGTGGGATAGAAAAAACAATTGTGCCGCAGATTTAATTGTTGTTGAAGGCCCAGAGGCTGGTGGTCATCTTGGTTTCTCTTTGGAATCGCTACTTGAGAAGAAAGCCCAAGATTTAAAGCAAATAGTTAAAGAAGTTATAGAGGCAATTAAACCTTTCGAAGAGAAATATAATAAAAAAATTCCTGTAGTAGCTGCTGGTGGAGTATATACTGGTACCGATATTTCAGAATTAATGAAAATAGGTGCAGCTGGAGTACAAATGGCTACTAGATTTGTGGCGACTAATGAATGTGATGCTAGTTTAGCTTTTAAAATGGCATATATTAATTCAAAAGAAGGAGACATAAAGATAGTAAAAAGTCCTGTAGGTATGCCTGGACGTGCCATTAACAATAATTTTATGAAAGTTGTAGAGGAAAAGGGTTGCAAAGTAAGTAAGTGTTATTTGTGCATTAAGAAATGTGATCCTAAAACTACACCTTATTGTATTACAGAAGCACTTATACAGGCAGTAAGAGGGAACTTAGATAACGGTCTTATTTTCGTTGGAAGTAATGCTTACCGTGTAAATAAAATTGTGACCGTTAAGGAACTTATGACTGAACTTGTGGAAGAAGCAGAACGTGATTTTTAGTTTCTTATAGACAAAAACGAAATGTAAAAATTTTCATATTAATGGTAAAAATATTGACAAATTACAACTCCATAGATATACTTTGAGTATCAAAGTACATGAAAATATAAGTATATGGAAATCAACGTATGGGAAATGGTGGTAAATATGAGCAGATCTGTTGGAGTTGTAAATGAACTTTTAGTAGAGACCTTTAGTGACATATCTCAGATAGAACAGAGGGCACTTAAAGAAGGGGTTCTTAAGGACATATCTGTAACAGAAGTACATACTATTGATGCAATTGGAATGTATGAACACAGAACTATGTCCGAGGTTGCTCAGGATCTTAGGATAACCGTAGGGACACTTACAACCGCTATTAACAAACTTCTCAAAAAAGGGTATGTTGATAGAAAAAGGGGAGAAGAAGATAGAAGATCAGTAATGATCACACTTACCAGAAAAGGAAAACTTGCCTACAGGATACATGATAGGTTTCATTCTAATATGGTGCATGCAACTATCGATGGTCTAAACGAAGAAGAGGAAGAGGTATTAATAAAATCTCTTGAAAAATTAAATGATTTCTTCAAAAATAAATATAGATTAGAATATTAAGGAAGTGGGAATTAAGCAATGAATGAAGTACAAATAATTGGTACGGGAAGTTATGCACCTCTAAACATAATGACTAATCACGAGTTATCAAAAATTGTAGATACTTCTGATGAATGGATAGTTTCTATGACGGGTATTAAGCAGAGACATATATCTACAGGAGAAAATACTTCAGATTTAGCTACAAAAGCAGCCAGTGAAGCATTAGCGAATGCAAATATTAAAGCTGAAGATATAGACTTGATTATTGTTGCAAGTACTTCTCCAGATCAATTTGTACCAGCAACTGCATGTATAGTTCAAGGAAATATCGGAGCAGTTAATGCCATGGCTTTTGATATATCAGCAGCATGTACGGGGTTTATATTTGCCCTTAATATAGCAATGCAATTTCTTAAAACAGGTCAGCGAAAAAGAGCACTAATAATAGGGGCTGATGTATTATCAAAAATAGTTGATTGGACAGACAGAAACACTTGTATTTTATTTGGAGACGGAGCAGGGGCAGCAGTACTTGAAGCAGGAAGCGTTAGAGGAATAATTTCTGTAAATTCAGCTTCAGAAGGTCAAAAGGGAAAATTTTTGACATGTCCAACTGTAGATGTGAAAAATACATATACAAAAGGAAATGAGGATTTTAAAGCAACAATAAGTATGGATGGCAAAGAAATTTTTAAATTTGCAGTAAAAACTATTGCAAGTAGCATAAGTAGAATCTTAAATGAAAATAATTACACACTTGATGATATTAAGTATGTAGTTTGTCATCAAGCAAATTTTAGAATAATAGAATTTGTTGTTAGAAAATTGAAGGCTGATAAAGATAAATTTTTCGTCAATTTAGATAAGTACGGAAATACTTCGGCAGCAAGTATAGCCATAGCAATGGACGAAATGAATAAGGAAAATTTACTTACAGCTGGAGATAAAATTATACTTGTAGGCTTTGGTGGTGGATTAACCTACGGAGCTTCATTAATAGAATGGACAATGAATAAATAAAATCTTAGGAGGAATTAATAATGGTATTTGAAAAAGTTAAAAGTGTAATAGTTGAACAATTAGGAATAGACGAAGCAGAGGTTAAAATGGAGGCCAAATTTGCAGATGATTTAGGTGTAGATTCTCTTGAAATTTTTGAAATTGTTATGTCACTCGAAGAAGCATTTGAAATTGAAATACCAAATGAGGATATAGAAAATATTAAAGATGTACAGGGAATTGTTAAATATATAGAAGAAAAACTTAAATAATATAAATTAAGAGTTAGATGATTGGAGAGCTGAACTACTAAGTATAAAAATTTAGTTTTATTCAGTATATTAAAAAGTATATATTACGTGAAATGTAGTTGTAGTAATATGTACTTTTTTTCTATAATTATCTGACTTTAACTATATGTTTTTAAGGAATCAAGGAGGGGTAAAATGTTTAATTCCGTATTTTTTAAAGAGTTAGGTGTAAAGTATCCAATAATACAAGGTGGTATGGCTTGGGTTGCAGATAGTAGTTTAGCGTCTGCAGTATCTAATGCAGGAGGTCTCGGTATTATAGCGGCAGCCAATGCACCAACAGATTATGTAAGAAATGAAATTAGAAAAGCAAAGGAATTAACAGATAAGCCTTTTGGCGTTAACGTAATGCTTTTAAGTGATAACGCAGAACAAATTGCACATCTTGTATGTGAAGAAGGTGTTAAAGTAGTTACTACAGGGGCAGGAAACCCAGGCAAATATATGGAACTTTGGAAGTCACATGGGATTAAAGTAATACCAGTAGTGGCTTCTGTTGCATTAGCGAAGCGTATGGAGAGAGCGGGAGCAGATGCGGTTATTGCAGAAGGTTGTGAATCTGGAGGACATATTGGTGAACTTACAACCATGTCGCTCGTTCCTCAAGTTGTTGATGCGGTTAGTATTCCTGTAATTGCAGCAGGTGGAATAGGTGATGGACGAGGAGTTGCAGCAGCATTTATGCTCGGTGTACAAGGAGTTCAAGTAGGAACAAGGTTCCTAGTAGCGAATGAATGTACAATACATGAAAATTATAAAAAGAAGATACTAGGTGCGAAGGATATAGATTCAGTGGTTACGGGAAGACCTACAGGACACCCTGTTAGGGTTTTAAAAAATAAATTATCGAGAAAATTCCAGAAACTTGAGAAAGAAAATGCTTCAATAGAGGATTTAGAGGAACTTGGGCGAGGATGTTTACAAAAGGCAGTACAACAAGGCGACATAGAGATGGGATCTATTCTTGCAGGACAAATTGCGGGTCTTGTAAAAAAAGAACAAAGTTGCAAGGAAATTATCGAAGAAATGTTTACACAAGCAGAAGAAGCTATTATAAAATTTAGATAAAATATTATTATTTCATATAGATTAAAGCCATAATATTCGGAGATGTAGCAATGACTAACTCTGAAAGTGATGATTAAGGAGATAAATTATGAGCAAAATTGCTTTTATTTTTCCGGGACAGGGAGCCCAATATATTGGTATGGGCAAGGAATTATTTGAAAATATAGAGGAATGCAAAAATATATTTAATATAGCAGATAAAGAACTTAATTTTGAATTAAGTAAACTTTGTTTTGAAGGTGAAATCGAGGAGTTAAATATTACGGAAAATACTCAGCCCGCTATTTTAACTGTTAGCATAGCAGCACTTATGGCATTACAAAAACATGGTATAAAGTGCGATGTTACTGCAGGACTTAGTCTTGGAGAGTACTCAGCACTTGTTTGTAGTGGAGCTATGGATTTTAAAGATGCTGTAAAGCTTGTTAAAAAGCGAGGTAGATTTATGCAAGAGGCGGTACCTGTA
This window of the Clostridium estertheticum genome carries:
- a CDS encoding uracil-DNA glycosylase translates to MVIEKTNCCKCIYYYITWDPAFPKGCKLYGFKSPNLPSILVKQSSGIDCGKFAPKERK
- a CDS encoding undecaprenyl diphosphate synthase family protein, with the protein product MRIPNHIGIIPDGNRRWSVDNGLPKDKGYTYGLDPGLSLYKLCKSAGVKEITYFGFTTDNTKRPVIQREAFAKACVDAVKLLSTQDADLLVVGNSDSPMFPKELLPFTSRKTFGRGGIRINFLVNYGWEWDLSNLDQNKSSKRSNILNCIKTKDISRVDLIIRWGGRMRLSGFLPIQSIYSDFYPIDDFWPDFKPEHLTNALNWYDQQDVTLGG
- a CDS encoding demethoxyubiquinone hydroxylase family protein, producing MALLGNPFVANVPRQMSNDELAQAIRVDISGELEAIIGYEAHSMSTADERVKKILNHIADEERRHVGELQEILYMLSPKDAQFMEEGKQKIKDQQSQNFQQPIQ
- a CDS encoding tRNA-uridine aminocarboxypropyltransferase, which translates into the protein MNSDYKIKQITSLYESCNQCGLPIINCLCSTAPKIKTSSKFWILSTEKEFYRPSNTARLLKLINPHSTELFLWERTKMPEKLITNLNNDIYEPFLLFPIENNQTKCPKLEYKSAGKIPAFIIIDGTWKEARKILRKSSYLGNLPIISLEPNFKSIYDLRRGAKDGNLCTIETAIEVLSISGDKKHSQVINDFYNLFLKSYKAGLSGHKLITSDKN
- a CDS encoding TspO/MBR family protein; amino-acid sequence: MFNIFKINGEKNIIALIFSILIAEGVGLLSGFLSMNGPSAYENFNKPFFSPPGWIFPIIWTILFFLMAVAAYRIWMVGKSGVDVKKSLILYGFQLFLNFLWSIIFFRFRLYAIAFLELLLLLVFILLTTFEFYKIDKTAAYLMIPYIVWVSFAGVLNYTIWMLN
- a CDS encoding NAD(P)H-dependent flavin oxidoreductase, encoding MKLPPLKIGELIARIPIIQGGMGVGVSLSKLASAVANEGGIGIISTAQIGFNEEDFATNAKEANKRALRNEIRRARELSPKGIIGINIMVAMNNYEELTMVALQEGIDLIISGAGLALDLPKIAKGFKTKLAPIVSSAKAAIVISKMWDRKNNCAADLIVVEGPEAGGHLGFSLESLLEKKAQDLKQIVKEVIEAIKPFEEKYNKKIPVVAAGGVYTGTDISELMKIGAAGVQMATRFVATNECDASLAFKMAYINSKEGDIKIVKSPVGMPGRAINNNFMKVVEEKGCKVSKCYLCIKKCDPKTTPYCITEALIQAVRGNLDNGLIFVGSNAYRVNKIVTVKELMTELVEEAERDF
- a CDS encoding MarR family winged helix-turn-helix transcriptional regulator, with amino-acid sequence MSRSVGVVNELLVETFSDISQIEQRALKEGVLKDISVTEVHTIDAIGMYEHRTMSEVAQDLRITVGTLTTAINKLLKKGYVDRKRGEEDRRSVMITLTRKGKLAYRIHDRFHSNMVHATIDGLNEEEEEVLIKSLEKLNDFFKNKYRLEY
- a CDS encoding beta-ketoacyl-ACP synthase III — encoded protein: MNEVQIIGTGSYAPLNIMTNHELSKIVDTSDEWIVSMTGIKQRHISTGENTSDLATKAASEALANANIKAEDIDLIIVASTSPDQFVPATACIVQGNIGAVNAMAFDISAACTGFIFALNIAMQFLKTGQRKRALIIGADVLSKIVDWTDRNTCILFGDGAGAAVLEAGSVRGIISVNSASEGQKGKFLTCPTVDVKNTYTKGNEDFKATISMDGKEIFKFAVKTIASSISRILNENNYTLDDIKYVVCHQANFRIIEFVVRKLKADKDKFFVNLDKYGNTSAASIAIAMDEMNKENLLTAGDKIILVGFGGGLTYGASLIEWTMNK
- the acpP gene encoding acyl carrier protein, which codes for MVFEKVKSVIVEQLGIDEAEVKMEAKFADDLGVDSLEIFEIVMSLEEAFEIEIPNEDIENIKDVQGIVKYIEEKLK
- the fabK gene encoding enoyl-[acyl-carrier-protein] reductase FabK, which encodes MFNSVFFKELGVKYPIIQGGMAWVADSSLASAVSNAGGLGIIAAANAPTDYVRNEIRKAKELTDKPFGVNVMLLSDNAEQIAHLVCEEGVKVVTTGAGNPGKYMELWKSHGIKVIPVVASVALAKRMERAGADAVIAEGCESGGHIGELTTMSLVPQVVDAVSIPVIAAGGIGDGRGVAAAFMLGVQGVQVGTRFLVANECTIHENYKKKILGAKDIDSVVTGRPTGHPVRVLKNKLSRKFQKLEKENASIEDLEELGRGCLQKAVQQGDIEMGSILAGQIAGLVKKEQSCKEIIEEMFTQAEEAIIKFR